AGGAGCCCATGGACCAGCCGTGGGGCGCGCGCGACGCCGCATTCCGCGACCCTGCCGGCAACCAGCTCCGGATCAGCCAGGCCTGACGTGTGCGGTGTGTGCCTCCCCGGCGGGGGCTGGGCGCCACGTCCCGACGACGGCCGTGCCGTCCCGGTGCTCGTCTCGCACGACGCGCACGGCGAGGCCCTGCTCGTCGAGCAGTGACGCCGTGAGCGGCGCCTGGCGCTCGCTCGTCTCGATGACGACGCGGGCGCCGGGCGCGAGCCACTCACGGCATCCGGATGCGACGCGCGCCTGGACCGCGGTGCCGTCGGGTCCGCCGTCGAGGGCGATGCGGTGCTCGTGGTCGCGCGCCTCGGAGGGCATGAACGCGATCTCGTCGCTCGGCACGTAGGGCGCGTTGGCGACGACGAGGTCGACGCGGCCGCGCAGCTCGGGCGGCAGCGCGTCGTAGAGGTCGCCCGCGACCACGCGCTCGGGCGGGAGGTTCCTGCGGGCGACGGCCACGGCATCCGGGTCGATGTCGATGGCCCACACCTCGGCGTCGGGGCGTGCGGCGCGGATCGCGGCCGCGATCGCACCGACACCGCAGCACAGCTCGACCACGACCGCGTCGTCGGGCAGCCCGTCGAGTGCGAGGTCGACGAGCAGCTCGCTGCGCACGCGCGGCACGAAGACGCCCGGCGCGACGGCGATCCGCAGGCCCGCGAACTCGGCCCAGCCGAGCAGAGGCTCGAGCGGCTCGCCCGCGACGCGGCGCGCGACGAGCGCCTCGAGCTCGGCACCGGATGCGGCCTCCCGCAGCAGCGCGGCCTCGTCCTCCGCGAACACGCAGCCCGCGGCGCGCAGCCGCGCGACGAGCTCGGCGGTGCCGTGGGGGCCGGGGCCGACCGGGTCGAGGCCGAACGGGTAGGAGCCGGGCGCGATCACCGGGCAACCGTACCGCTGGCGGTGCGGCGGGTCAGCCCGCCCGGTCAGCCCGCCTGAGCCTCGCCCGCATCCGCATCCGCACCCACCGTCCGCCGCGCGGGCCGCGACGGCACGAGCTTCAGCCCGATCGCCGCGGCCACGATGACCCCGATGAACACCACCCTGAGCGCGGTCGCCGGCTCGTCGCCGACGAGCATCGCGTAGCCGACCGTGAGCGCCGCGCCGACGCCCGTCCACACCGCGTAGGCGGTGCCGATCGGGATGCGGCGGGCCGCCCAGCCGAGCCCCGCCATGCTCCCGACGAGGGCCACGGCGAACACGACGGTCGGGAGCGGCCGCGACAGCCCGTCGGAGTACCCGAGCGCTGTCGCCCACACGGCCTCGAGCACGGCGCTCGCGAGCAGCACGATCCACGGCATCCTCAGCTCACCGCCTTGAGGCCGACCACGGCGCCCACGAGAGCCGCGATGAGCAGCAGGCGCACGACATCCGCGCGCTCGGCGCCCGACACGATCGACCACAGCACCGTGAGGCTCGCCCCGATGCCCACCCACACGGCGTAGGCGGTGCCGGTCGGGATCTCGGCCATCGCGATCGCGAGGCCCACCATGCTGAGCGTCATCGCGACGACGAACACGATCGTCGGCAGCGGTTTCCGGAAACCCTTCGATGCCCCGAGCGCCGTCGCCCAGACGGCCTCGAGCATCCCGGATGCGATGAGCACGATCCACGACATGACGGTCTTCCCGAGTCAGTCTTGTCGTGGTGCGGGTACTGCTCCCTCGTCCGCGAGGCCGGATGCGGGCCTCCGACACCAGGGTAGCGAGCGTCGCCGGGCAGCGGCTGTGCACGCGTCGTCGTCGGCGCAGGTCGCCCGCTCCTGAGAGGATCGGGGGGTGAGCACCCCCGACCGCTACATCGTCGCCACCGACGGAGCCTGCAAGGGCAACCCCGGCCCGGCCGGGTGGGCCTGGGTCGGCGAGGACGGCGAGTGGGCCGCGGGGTCGCTGCCGAGCGGCACCAACAACATCGGCGAGCTGCTCGCGCTGCTGTATGCCATCCGCGACCACATCGACGTGCCCGAGCTCATCGTGCAGGCCGACTCGAAGTACGCGATCGACACCTACTCGTCGTGGATGGACGGACACAAGCGCCGCGGCTGGGTCACGAGCGCGAAGAAGCCCGTCGCCAACCGCGAGATCCTCGAGGACCTCATCGCCGTGCGCGACGCCCGCCGCGCCAAGGGGCTCCCGGATGTCGTGCTCGAGCACGTGCGCGGCCACGCCGGCCACCGGCTCAACTCGTGGGCCGACGAGCGCGCGGTGCGCGCATCCCGTCACGCCGCGAAGGGCACCGCGTCGGAGTGGTCGTCGCTCGGCGGCAAGCACGAGAAGCTCGACGTCTCGGTCGACCCGCCGCGCGGGTCTGGCGACCGGGTCTAGCGCCCAGCGCCGCATCCGCGCGCGTGACAGGGTGGTGAGCAGCCGCCCGGCGCTCTCGCCCGGCAGTGCTCGCTAGAGGAAGGTGTGCACGATGGACGACCGGATCGAGCGGGCTTTGGCCATCACGCCGGAGTCGTCGGCGTCGGCGCGAACGATCGACATCACGACGACGGGCGCGAAGAGCGGCCGCCCGCGGCGGATCGAGATCTGGTTCTACCGCGTCGACGGCGAGATCTACCTCACGACGACACCGGCTTCACGCGACTGGTACGCCAACTTGCGAGCGACCCCCGACTTCACCTTCCACCTCAAGAACGGCGTCAGGGCCGACCTCGCGGCGCGCGCTGAGCCCGTCCTCGAGCCCGAGGAGCGTCGCCGTGTCTTCGCCGCGATCATCGACGACCTGAACCAGCCGCGCCACAGCGACTACCTCGCCCAGCCCGTCGAGCCCCTCGACGCGTGGATGAGCGGCTCGCCGCTCGTGCGTGTGCACTTCGACGACTGAGCGCGCGTTCGAGGAATCCGGATGCGGTGGGCCCCGTGGGGCTCGAACCCACGACCTACGGATTAAAAGTCCGCTGCTCTACCGACTGAGCTAGAGGCCCGCGGCCCCCAGCGTAGCCGCCGAGCGCGCGGCTGCGCGCCGAGGGAGAATGGGGCGATGGCCGACGACTTCCACAAGCCGACGCTCTTCGGGGGGCGCGAGTTCGAGGCGTACGAGGGCGCAGCCCCCGACCCGGCCGTCAGCCGCCGCATCGCACACGACACGGCGCGAGCGCTCGTCGCGCGCGTACGAGACAGCGACGACCCCGAGGTGCTCGACCGCGTCGTGCGGCTCACCGACGAGCACGGGCTCGACGCGATCGCCGAGCTGTGGGCGCTGTCCGGCCCGCACACCCTGCCGGGAGCGCTGTGGCGCATCTACCTGCTGCGGGCGATGATCTCGAGCGACCCCGACGGCGTCGCCCTGCTGTTCCAGCGCGGCACCGAGGTGCTGCGCACGATCGACCCGGTCGTCGCCGGCGCCCCGACCCCCGCCGGGCCGGACGAGGTGCTGGAGCTGTCGAACCGCATCCTCCGCGGCGTCTTCGAGGGAGACCTCGCTCACGCGCTCGAGCGCGCGGCGGCGTTCTGCCGCGTCGAGGCGGCGGGAGCCGCATCCGTCGCCGACGACCAGGAGACACCCGCGCCCGAGCGCTCGACGACGCTCACGACGCGGGCCTCGCGGCTCACGACGATCGCCGACGACCTCGCGATCTGCGCCCGGATGGCGCACGACGGCTCGCTCGACTGACGCGGCCGGGCACGCCGCATCCGTTTCGCCGCATCCGTCCCGCTGCATCCGTTCCGCCGCTCGGCGGCCAGTCACCGTACCGTCCCCCGTATCCGCCTCACCGCGCCCGCACCCCGCATCCGCTGCAGGCTCCCCACCTCAGAAATGCAGGAGATCCGCGTCCGGATGCCGGTAGCTGCGGATGCCGTCGGTGTTCGCTGGGAGCATCTCCTGCATTTCTGAGGTCGCCGGGACGCATCCCGCACCTCGCGTAAACTGTAGGAGCCGGGCCGCAGTAACCCCGGGCTCCACTCTTAGCCGCTTCGAGCGGCCTCGCGCCGAGAGGCGTTCTGCGGCCCGGCACTCACATGTCCGGGCTCTGCGCGCCGCGGAAGCTGTTGTGCAGGAGTTCGGGTTCGCCGAATCGCCCCCACGGGCGCAAATCAACCTCGGGTGCTAGATATCAGCCGCCGAGCGGCGCTCGGATCCTGCACAACAGCAGAACTCCTGCACAACAGCATCCCTCCCTGCGCGGCTCACCCGAACTTGCCCGAGACGTAGTCCTCGGTGGCCTTCACCGACGGCATCGAGAAGATCTTCGTCGTGTCGTCGTACTCGATGAGCTTGCCCGGCTTGCCCGTGCCCTCGATGTTGAAGAACGCCGTGCGATCGGAGACGCGCGAGGCCTGCTGCATGTTGTGGGTCACGATGACGATCGTGTACTCCTTCTTGAGCTCCTCGATGAGGTCCTCGATCGCGAGCGTCGAGATGGGGTCGAGGGCCGAGCACGGCTCGTCCATGAGGATGATCTCGGGCGAGACGGCGATCGTGCGCGCGATGCACAGACGCTGCTGCTGACCTCCGGAGAGGCCCGAGCCGGGGCGGTCGAGGCGGTCCTTCACCTCGTTCCACAGGTTCGCGCCCCGCAGTGAGCGCTCGACGAGGTCGTCGGCATCCGTCTTCGAGATCTTGCGGTTGTTGAGCCGCACGCCCGCGAGCACGTTCTCGCGGATCGACATCGTCGGGAACGGGTTCGGCCGCTGGAACACCATGCCCACCTGCCGCCGCACGAGCACGGGGTCGACGCCCGGGCCGTAGAGGTTGTTGCCGTCGATGAGCACCTCGCCGTCGACGCGCGCGCCCGGGATGACCTCGTGCATGCGGTTGAGGGTGCGGATGAAGGTCGACTTTCCGCAGCCGGACGGGCCGATGAAGGCGGTCACCGTGCGCGGCTCGATCGTGAGCGTCACACCCTCTACGGCGCGGAAGGCGCCGTAGTAGACGTCGAGGTCGCGGACTTCGATGCGCTTGGACATGGGTTCCTTCGGGTGGGTCAGGTGGGTCAGGTGGGTCAGCGGGTATCAGCGCCCGAGCTTGGGCGAGAAGAAGTGGGAGACGAGGCGGGCGATCGCGTTGAGCAGCGCGACGATGAGGATGAGGGTGAGCGCCCCCGCCCACGCGCGCTCGATGTAGAACTGCGCGTCGGTGCCGGGGCTCACGTACTGCGTGTACACGAACACCGGCAGCGACATCATCCGCTCCGAGAACGGGTTGTAGTTCATGGATGCGGTGAAGCCGGCCACGATGAGCAGCGGCGCCGTCTCGCCGATGACGCGCGAGACCGAGAGCATGACGCCCGTCGTGATGCCCGCGAGCGAGGTCGGCAGCACGACCTTCACGATCGTGCGCCACTTGGGCACGCCGAGCGCGTAGGAGGCCTCCCGCAGCTCGTTCGGCACGAGGCGGATGATCTCCTCGCTCGAGCGCACGACGACCGGGATCATGAGGATCGACAGGGCGATCGACCCCGCGACACCCGACCGCACGCCGTCGCCGAACACGAGGGCGAAGAGCGCGTAGGTGGCGAGGCCCGCGACGATCGAGGGGATGCCGGTCATGACGTCGACGAAGAAGGTGACGCCGCGCGCGAGGCGGCCCGTGCCGTACTCGACGAGGTAGATGGCCGTCATGAGACCGACGGGGATCGAGATGACGGCCGCGAGCCCCGTGATGAGCAGAGTGCCGACGATCGCGTGCAGCGCACCGCCGCCTTCGCCGACGACGTTGCGCATCGACTGGGTGAGGAACGTGCCGTTGAACAGGGTCGGCAGCCCGTTCGTGACGACCGTGATGGTGAGCCACACGAGCGGGATGAGGGCCAGCACGAAGGCGCCCGTCACGAGCGAGGTCACGAGGCGGTCGGCGGCCTGCCGCGCACCCTCGACGAGCAGCGCGATCACCCAGTTGACGGCGACGAAGAGGGCGACGCCCACGACGATCGCGCCGATCCAGTTGAGCTCGCCGTCGGATGCCGCGGCCATGAGCAAGAACGCCCCGAGCGACACCGCGAGGGCCGCCGCGAGGATCGGCCACGGCATCCAGCGCGGCAGCTTGCCCGTCGTGTAGGCGTTCGCCAGCGCCCGGGGAGCGGCCGGGGTGCGGGTGTCGATCGCCATCAGTTCGCCCCCGAGAAGTCCTTGCGGCGCGCGACCGCCCAGCGTGCGACCGAATTCACCGCGAACGTGATGACGAACAGGATGAGGCCCGTCGCGATGAGCACGTTGACGTAGCCGCCGTGCGCCTCGGGGTAGTTGAGGGCGATGTTGGCGGGGATCGTGGTCGGGTTCTGCGGGCCGGTGAGCACGAAGCTGATGACGGCCGCGGGCGAGAGCACCATCGCGACGGCCATGGTCTCGCCGAGCGCGCGCCCGAGGCCCAGCATGACGGCCGAGATGATGCCGGGGCGGCCGAACGGCAGCACGGCTATCCGGATCATCTCCCAGCGCGTCGCACCGAGCGCGAGCGCCGCCTCCTCGT
The Protaetiibacter sp. SSC-01 genome window above contains:
- a CDS encoding putative protein N(5)-glutamine methyltransferase, translating into MIAPGSYPFGLDPVGPGPHGTAELVARLRAAGCVFAEDEAALLREAASGAELEALVARRVAGEPLEPLLGWAEFAGLRIAVAPGVFVPRVRSELLVDLALDGLPDDAVVVELCCGVGAIAAAIRAARPDAEVWAIDIDPDAVAVARRNLPPERVVAGDLYDALPPELRGRVDLVVANAPYVPSDEIAFMPSEARDHEHRIALDGGPDGTAVQARVASGCREWLAPGARVVIETSERQAPLTASLLDEQGLAVRVVRDEHRDGTAVVGTWRPAPAGEAHTAHVRPG
- a CDS encoding multidrug efflux SMR transporter, producing the protein MPWIVLLASAVLEAVWATALGYSDGLSRPLPTVVFAVALVGSMAGLGWAARRIPIGTAYAVWTGVGAALTVGYAMLVGDEPATALRVVFIGVIVAAAIGLKLVPSRPARRTVGADADAGEAQAG
- a CDS encoding multidrug efflux SMR transporter → MSWIVLIASGMLEAVWATALGASKGFRKPLPTIVFVVAMTLSMVGLAIAMAEIPTGTAYAVWVGIGASLTVLWSIVSGAERADVVRLLLIAALVGAVVGLKAVS
- a CDS encoding ribonuclease H, whose amino-acid sequence is MSTPDRYIVATDGACKGNPGPAGWAWVGEDGEWAAGSLPSGTNNIGELLALLYAIRDHIDVPELIVQADSKYAIDTYSSWMDGHKRRGWVTSAKKPVANREILEDLIAVRDARRAKGLPDVVLEHVRGHAGHRLNSWADERAVRASRHAAKGTASEWSSLGGKHEKLDVSVDPPRGSGDRV
- a CDS encoding nitroreductase/quinone reductase family protein; protein product: MDDRIERALAITPESSASARTIDITTTGAKSGRPRRIEIWFYRVDGEIYLTTTPASRDWYANLRATPDFTFHLKNGVRADLAARAEPVLEPEERRRVFAAIIDDLNQPRHSDYLAQPVEPLDAWMSGSPLVRVHFDD
- a CDS encoding DNA-directed RNA polymerase subunit beta; its protein translation is MADDFHKPTLFGGREFEAYEGAAPDPAVSRRIAHDTARALVARVRDSDDPEVLDRVVRLTDEHGLDAIAELWALSGPHTLPGALWRIYLLRAMISSDPDGVALLFQRGTEVLRTIDPVVAGAPTPAGPDEVLELSNRILRGVFEGDLAHALERAAAFCRVEAAGAASVADDQETPAPERSTTLTTRASRLTTIADDLAICARMAHDGSLD
- the pstB gene encoding phosphate ABC transporter ATP-binding protein PstB, with the translated sequence MSKRIEVRDLDVYYGAFRAVEGVTLTIEPRTVTAFIGPSGCGKSTFIRTLNRMHEVIPGARVDGEVLIDGNNLYGPGVDPVLVRRQVGMVFQRPNPFPTMSIRENVLAGVRLNNRKISKTDADDLVERSLRGANLWNEVKDRLDRPGSGLSGGQQQRLCIARTIAVSPEIILMDEPCSALDPISTLAIEDLIEELKKEYTIVIVTHNMQQASRVSDRTAFFNIEGTGKPGKLIEYDDTTKIFSMPSVKATEDYVSGKFG
- the pstA gene encoding phosphate ABC transporter permease PstA; translated protein: MAIDTRTPAAPRALANAYTTGKLPRWMPWPILAAALAVSLGAFLLMAAASDGELNWIGAIVVGVALFVAVNWVIALLVEGARQAADRLVTSLVTGAFVLALIPLVWLTITVVTNGLPTLFNGTFLTQSMRNVVGEGGGALHAIVGTLLITGLAAVISIPVGLMTAIYLVEYGTGRLARGVTFFVDVMTGIPSIVAGLATYALFALVFGDGVRSGVAGSIALSILMIPVVVRSSEEIIRLVPNELREASYALGVPKWRTIVKVVLPTSLAGITTGVMLSVSRVIGETAPLLIVAGFTASMNYNPFSERMMSLPVFVYTQYVSPGTDAQFYIERAWAGALTLILIVALLNAIARLVSHFFSPKLGR